The Pirellulales bacterium genome contains the following window.
GATTTGTTAGGCGCTCAGAGAACCATCATGCGAAATGCACTTCTCGCGAGCGTGGCGGCATTGTTCCTGCTGAGCAGTTCGGCCGTCGCGGTCGATTTGGTTCGCGACCGCAAGCCGGTCGCGGCGATCGTAGTGCCGGCGGACGCGTTGCCGGTCGAAAACTACGCGGCAAAGGAATTGCAGTACCACGTGCATACGTCGACGGGCGCCGAGTTGCCGATCGCCGCCGAGGCGGAGGATTTGCCCGCTGGGGCGCACGTCTATCTCGGGCACTGCAAAGCGACCGGGATGGCCAAACTGGACCCTTCCCGCCTTCCTGGGAATGGCTACATCGTTAAGACCGTCGGCAATGATCTGTTCATCGCGGGCAGCGACTCGCGGGGCGATCCGCTCGGTCTCGATACGCACGAGGGGACGCTGTTCGGTGTCTACGACATTCTCGAAAGCCAGATGCAGGTTCGCTGGCTTTGGCCTGGAAAGCTTGGCGAGATCATCCCGCCGCGCAACGATCTCTCGCTGGCCCCCGCGGATGCGAGCGTGAAGCCGCAGTTGTGGTTCAAGCAGTGGCGCGGCGGCAGCTCGCAGGGGGAGAAGATCTGGCTCAAGCGGCAACGGTTCGGCAGGAGCGTGCAGCCAAAATACGGGCATTCGTTCGGCGATTATTGGGCGCGATTTGGCAAGTCGCATCCCGAGTATTTCAGCATGCTGCCGGACGGGACCCGGCGGCTGGACCCGGATTCAGAGGGCGATACGCAATATGTGCACATGTGCGTTTCCGAGTCCGGTTTGGTGACGCAAATCATTGCGGATTGGAAGGCCCACGGCGCGCCGGAGTTCCTGAACGTCTGCGAGAACGACGGTTGGGCGGGCTGCGCGTGCGAACGATGTCTGTCGTGGGACGAGCCCGATCCGGACAATCTTGTGCCGTTCGACAAGCGGCTGGAAGCGGCGAGGAATGTGTTCGAGGGTCGCGACGGCAGCCGTGGCCCGTGGGCGCTGAAGCTGGGCTCGCTTTCCGACCGCTACGCCAGATTCTGGCGAAACGTTTCGGATCAGGCGGTCAAAACCCGCCCGGACGTGAAAGTCGTCAGCTACGTTTACGACAATTATCGCAAGCCGCCGATCAAGGCGGCCCTGGGCGCGAATGTGCTTTGCGGCCTGGTGCCACAGGAGTCGATCTTCGGCTATAGCAAGGAAGACTCGGCCGTGTTCCGCCACGACTGGAGCGGCTGGGAACAGACCGGCTGCACGTTGTTCCTGCGGCCGAACTATACGCTTCAAGCCCAGAACTTTCCCGCCTTTTATGCCCGCACGCTCGGCGAAGACCTGAAATTCGCCGCAGCCCACGGGCTCAAGGGGACCGACTTCGATTCGCTCACCAGCAAATACTCTACGCAAGGGCCGTCGCTTTATATGCTGGCTACGATCCTGAACCATCCGGAGGCATCCATGGACGGCGTGATCGATGAATTCTGCGCCGCGTTCGGTCCGGCCAAAGAGGCCGTCAAAGAGTATTTCGCGTTGTGCGAATCGGCATATCCGCAGTATTCCGCGGCCGAGCAGGCAAACCGGATCAAGGCGAAGCGGAAATATGGTT
Protein-coding sequences here:
- a CDS encoding DUF4838 domain-containing protein, translated to MRNALLASVAALFLLSSSAVAVDLVRDRKPVAAIVVPADALPVENYAAKELQYHVHTSTGAELPIAAEAEDLPAGAHVYLGHCKATGMAKLDPSRLPGNGYIVKTVGNDLFIAGSDSRGDPLGLDTHEGTLFGVYDILESQMQVRWLWPGKLGEIIPPRNDLSLAPADASVKPQLWFKQWRGGSSQGEKIWLKRQRFGRSVQPKYGHSFGDYWARFGKSHPEYFSMLPDGTRRLDPDSEGDTQYVHMCVSESGLVTQIIADWKAHGAPEFLNVCENDGWAGCACERCLSWDEPDPDNLVPFDKRLEAARNVFEGRDGSRGPWALKLGSLSDRYARFWRNVSDQAVKTRPDVKVVSYVYDNYRKPPIKAALGANVLCGLVPQESIFGYSKEDSAVFRHDWSGWEQTGCTLFLRPNYTLQAQNFPAFYARTLGEDLKFAAAHGLKGTDFDSLTSKYSTQGPSLYMLATILNHPEASMDGVIDEFCAAFGPAKEAVKEYFALCESAYPQYSAAEQANRIKAKRKYGCGLYGPYYLLAGEIYTPQFMAAAGSILEKARTRTAEDSTASARVEWLAKGLTHANLILAAQRAYEHAVDTGDKTDFTKTHQALADFRNENAEYDKANFAGLTGAERVWTRAQR